A region from the Thermoplasmatales archaeon genome encodes:
- a CDS encoding arsenical pump membrane protein: MQILFPASVAIFAFTLFLVLKRPWNLGIGYSALIGAGVAVILGITSFSDIIIVWNIVWNATFTFVAIIIASLVFDEAGFFEYLALKIAHYSMGDARKLFILIILLGSGISAVFANDGTALVLTPIVIAIVYRSGFNKKQIIPFIMATGFIADTASIPLTISNLVNIISASYFSIPFLVYAMKMILPDIVSIAATVLFLWLYYRHQIPDRFDTKLLEKPETAIRDPLLFKLAFPVIATLVVLYSIGGIFDIPIALIAVPGVAALFIVARLHGVIDTNSIIREAPWQIVIFSLGMYIVVFGMGAQGFTQYVADLLIAIARLGNPVSTVFSGLIFGFMAAIMNNLPSVMIGNLAIARISDPGILVYANVIGNDIGPKFTPIGSLATLLWLYSLKRKRGIVISARSYMKVGFIIATPVLIITLLALVLL, translated from the coding sequence ATGCAGATACTTTTCCCGGCATCCGTTGCAATATTCGCATTCACGCTATTCCTTGTGCTGAAGCGTCCATGGAACCTTGGCATTGGATATTCCGCCCTCATAGGGGCAGGAGTGGCAGTAATCCTTGGAATAACCTCATTTTCTGACATAATTATAGTGTGGAATATTGTCTGGAATGCAACTTTCACTTTTGTAGCAATAATCATTGCGTCACTGGTTTTTGACGAGGCAGGGTTTTTTGAATACCTTGCGCTGAAAATTGCCCACTACTCCATGGGGGATGCCAGGAAACTTTTCATCCTCATAATACTGCTTGGGTCCGGAATATCTGCCGTATTTGCCAATGACGGCACTGCACTTGTCCTTACTCCTATTGTTATTGCCATCGTTTACAGGTCGGGGTTCAACAAGAAACAAATTATCCCGTTTATTATGGCTACTGGATTCATTGCCGATACTGCGAGCATTCCGCTGACAATCAGCAATCTCGTAAACATAATCTCTGCGAGCTATTTTTCCATACCGTTCCTTGTATACGCAATGAAGATGATTCTTCCTGATATTGTGTCCATCGCGGCTACGGTACTATTCCTGTGGCTCTATTACAGGCACCAGATCCCTGACAGATTCGATACAAAGCTCCTGGAGAAACCGGAAACGGCAATAAGAGATCCGCTGCTCTTCAAACTTGCATTCCCTGTTATTGCAACCCTTGTAGTCCTTTACTCAATAGGCGGAATATTTGATATACCCATAGCGTTAATCGCGGTTCCAGGGGTAGCGGCACTGTTCATAGTGGCTCGCCTGCACGGCGTTATAGATACAAACAGCATCATTCGCGAAGCGCCCTGGCAGATTGTCATCTTTTCACTCGGGATGTATATAGTAGTCTTTGGTATGGGTGCGCAAGGTTTCACCCAGTATGTTGCGGATTTGCTGATCGCCATTGCAAGGCTGGGGAATCCAGTATCGACCGTATTTTCTGGATTGATATTCGGATTCATGGCAGCAATTATGAACAACCTGCCCTCGGTGATGATAGGCAACCTGGCAATAGCCAGGATATCCGATCCAGGCATCCTGGTGTATGCAAACGTCATTGGAAACGACATCGGCCCAAAATTCACGCCCATAGGATCGCTTGCCACGCTTCTGTGGCTATATTCCCTCAAGCGGAAAAGGGGAATAGTAATATCAGCCCGCAGCTATATGAAGGTCGGATTTATTATTGCCACACCCGTTCTGATAATTACCCTTCTGGCTCTTGTTCTGTTATAA
- a CDS encoding DNA-binding transcriptional repressor ArsR, which translates to MKNVGDLEIYKMLSDSTRLNIVKILVQGDHCVGDIVKKTGKSQSLVSHKLMDLRDLGLVKSHFSGKNIIYSLSDKSMINLIMQGEKTGSDINLICKCVECPEDHDGMEGNNQVH; encoded by the coding sequence ATGAAAAATGTTGGAGATCTGGAAATATACAAAATGCTCTCAGACAGTACAAGGCTGAATATAGTGAAGATCCTGGTGCAGGGGGACCACTGCGTCGGTGACATAGTCAAGAAAACAGGTAAATCACAGTCACTGGTGTCTCACAAGCTCATGGATCTCCGTGATTTAGGGCTCGTGAAAAGTCATTTTTCAGGAAAGAACATCATATATTCGCTGAGCGATAAATCCATGATCAACCTGATCATGCAGGGCGAGAAGACGGGGAGTGACATAAATCTGATATGCAAATGCGTTGAGTGCCCGGAAGATCATGATGGAATGGAAGGTAACAACCAGGTGCACTGA
- the aglJ_1 gene encoding Glycosyltransferase AglJ: MPKISAVIPTMNEENTIGSVIDGLKTLDDIEILVVDTNSRDRTREIAISKGAKVIDQPRRGYGLAYKTGLDQAGGDIIVCMDGDGTYPTDMVSTLIDLLRKDDVDFISCDRMSLRNGENYTTLHFVGNSVLNITIRLFFKHSMKDSQSGMWIFRSEIYRKMGHLSEGMSFSQEIKIEAMKKGKFIEVPIRYGVRITKPKLKTWGDGISNLLNIFVKMTRK; encoded by the coding sequence ATGCCCAAGATCAGTGCAGTCATTCCCACAATGAATGAGGAGAACACCATTGGCAGTGTCATAGACGGGTTGAAAACACTGGATGACATTGAAATACTGGTAGTGGACACCAACTCAAGAGACCGCACAAGGGAAATTGCGATATCAAAGGGAGCAAAGGTTATAGACCAACCGCGGCGCGGTTACGGACTGGCGTACAAAACCGGGCTTGACCAGGCTGGAGGCGACATAATTGTCTGCATGGACGGGGATGGTACATATCCAACAGATATGGTCAGCACCCTGATAGACCTGCTCAGGAAGGATGATGTGGATTTCATCTCTTGCGACCGGATGTCACTCAGGAATGGCGAGAATTATACAACACTGCATTTTGTGGGAAACAGCGTACTGAATATTACGATCAGGCTCTTCTTCAAGCACTCGATGAAGGATTCCCAGAGCGGGATGTGGATCTTCAGGTCAGAAATATACAGGAAGATGGGACATCTTAGCGAGGGGATGTCATTTTCACAGGAGATCAAGATAGAGGCGATGAAAAAGGGGAAATTCATAGAGGTGCCCATACGCTATGGAGTCAGGATCACAAAGCCAAAGCTAAAAACCTGGGGGGATGGAATTTCCAATCTCCTGAACATTTTCGTGAAGATGACAAGGAAGTAG
- a CDS encoding phosphodiesterase, with protein MKFLIISDAHSNYSALRAAVDSEKYDKLIFLGDAVDYGPQPVEVLDFITENADYSVMGNHDRAVAYNEDCNCSIDMHDLSEYTRREISGKLLSKQDIDKLKKMPERITVNLDGIKTLMTHASPYNSLNGYMYGSEADMVARDKNLMEYSLIMVGHTHYPMYFKSRIINPGSVGQPRDGNWRPHYATLDTDSMKVEFRRFKYDHEKTLKLLTDIVTDEAMLQKLAKFYS; from the coding sequence ATGAAGTTTCTTATCATATCGGACGCCCATTCCAATTACTCAGCCCTGAGGGCCGCGGTTGACTCTGAAAAGTACGACAAGCTGATATTTCTTGGAGATGCCGTTGACTACGGCCCACAACCTGTAGAAGTGCTTGACTTCATTACAGAGAACGCGGACTATTCCGTGATGGGGAATCATGACAGGGCCGTTGCCTACAATGAGGATTGCAATTGCTCCATTGACATGCACGATCTCAGCGAATATACGAGAAGGGAAATATCAGGAAAACTTCTTTCAAAGCAGGATATCGACAAACTGAAGAAAATGCCGGAAAGGATCACTGTGAATCTTGACGGGATCAAGACCCTGATGACTCACGCATCACCATACAACAGCCTGAATGGGTATATGTATGGAAGCGAAGCAGACATGGTTGCCAGGGACAAGAACCTCATGGAGTATTCCCTCATAATGGTTGGTCATACACATTACCCCATGTATTTCAAGAGCAGGATCATAAATCCCGGAAGCGTTGGCCAGCCAAGGGACGGAAACTGGAGGCCCCACTATGCGACACTTGATACGGATAGCATGAAGGTGGAGTTCAGGAGATTCAAATATGATCATGAGAAAACCCTGAAGCTTCTCACAGACATTGTGACCGATGAGGCAATGTTGCAGAAACTTGCGAAATTTTATTCCTGA
- a CDS encoding sugar efflux transporter, which produces MVGKNGDLRKGWFISYLFSNIAGGINTPLIPLFVVIYLRSNVSLVGITSALASAASVPALVYWGNLSDRFGRRKIFIFAGFFGSFLTLIFIPFIRGIGEYILVLMAFQIVAMASVPVSTMIILENTEESRWPSIMSSFNMITSIGTVLGLILGSILVLGDTAFTTSSLPDIYVISAFIYLIAAISSLYLLPEPRRRLRRSGINYLYTIRVIERIRYLPSFVLHIFTEGKNGHRLSGSLKKYLFSTTLLMFGFQIFFVPFPVFLIDRLGAGNLQIFVMYLLNSVFSTIAFRPAGTLINRFGITKTITSSIVARIVIFTAAAFIPFIITGSFVLLIIMLAFYGILGGLWSLISISEVTSISKMCEKNVRGKTIGAYNSLNGVGQILGAGLSGFVALYLGYETDFIIAAVVVAVGLSFILKIRIPHTFESLSPETAPK; this is translated from the coding sequence ATGGTTGGGAAGAATGGAGATCTTAGGAAGGGCTGGTTTATCAGCTATCTGTTTTCTAACATTGCTGGTGGCATAAACACCCCGCTTATCCCGTTGTTTGTGGTTATATATCTCAGATCCAATGTTTCTCTTGTCGGTATAACTTCAGCCCTTGCTTCAGCGGCTTCTGTACCGGCTTTGGTCTACTGGGGAAACCTTTCCGACAGGTTTGGAAGAAGAAAAATATTCATTTTTGCTGGATTCTTCGGGTCATTCCTTACCCTGATATTTATCCCGTTCATAAGGGGTATCGGGGAGTACATACTCGTTCTTATGGCCTTCCAGATAGTAGCAATGGCAAGTGTTCCCGTATCAACCATGATAATACTGGAAAACACCGAGGAATCAAGATGGCCATCCATAATGTCGAGCTTCAACATGATCACTTCCATTGGAACAGTTCTTGGCCTCATCCTTGGATCAATCCTGGTTCTTGGCGATACGGCATTCACAACATCTTCCCTGCCTGATATTTACGTAATATCAGCATTTATATATCTTATAGCGGCCATAAGCTCACTCTATCTTCTCCCGGAACCGAGAAGGAGACTGAGGAGAAGTGGGATAAACTATCTTTATACGATCAGGGTGATAGAGCGCATCAGGTACCTCCCTTCATTCGTGCTTCACATATTCACCGAGGGAAAGAACGGACACCGGCTCTCCGGTTCCCTGAAGAAATATCTGTTCTCAACCACTCTCCTCATGTTTGGCTTCCAGATATTCTTTGTTCCGTTCCCTGTATTCCTGATAGACCGTCTGGGGGCAGGAAATCTGCAGATATTCGTTATGTACCTCCTGAACAGCGTTTTTTCCACTATTGCTTTCAGGCCTGCGGGTACGCTGATAAATCGTTTCGGCATAACAAAGACTATTACAAGCTCAATAGTAGCAAGGATAGTCATATTCACAGCTGCTGCTTTCATCCCGTTTATCATCACAGGAAGTTTTGTGCTGCTTATCATAATGCTTGCATTCTATGGTATACTTGGAGGACTGTGGAGCCTTATAAGCATTTCAGAGGTTACATCTATTTCAAAGATGTGCGAAAAGAATGTCAGGGGCAAGACCATAGGGGCATACAACTCCCTGAACGGAGTAGGCCAGATACTTGGTGCAGGTTTGTCAGGCTTCGTAGCGCTTTATCTTGGGTATGAAACTGACTTTATAATAGCCGCCGTGGTGGTTGCGGTCGGACTTTCCTTCATCCTGAAAATAAGGATACCGCATACCTTTGAGAGCCTATCACCAGAGACTGCGCCTAAATGA